Proteins from a genomic interval of Arvicola amphibius chromosome 10, mArvAmp1.2, whole genome shotgun sequence:
- the Gigyf1 gene encoding GRB10-interacting GYF protein 1 isoform X3 — MAAETLNFGPEWLRALSSGGSVTSPPPSPAMPKYKLADYRYGREEMLALYVKENKVPEELQDKEFAAVLQEEPLQPLALEPLTEEEQRNFSLSVNSVAVLRLMGKGAGPPLAATSRGRGSTRSRGRGRGDSCFYQRSIEEGDGAFGRNPREIQRSQSWDDRGERRFEKSARRDGARSGFEEGGAGPRKEHARSDSENWRSLREEQEEDGSWRLGAGPRRDSDRWRSTSPDGGPRSAGWREHGERRRKFDFDLRGDRGGCGEEDGRVGGGSSHLRRCRGLDGFEDDKDGLPEWCLDDEDEEMGTFDASGAFLPLKKGPKEPIPEEQELDFQGLEEEEEEPSEGVDEEGPEAGGKEVTSLPPPEKPSSPSSLPALGPLWTTSEDGDEVVEKELPAAEGDEMRGLSLSPAVGSPPGPPGDLEDEEGLKHLQQEAEKLVASLQDSSLEEEQFTATMQTQGLRHSTAATALPLSHGAARKWFYKDPQGEIQGPFTTQEMAEWFQAGYFSMSLLVKRGCDEGFQPLGEVIKMWGRVPFAPGPSPPPLLGNMDQERLKKQQELAAAALYQQLQHQHFLQLVGSRQLPQCTTLREKAAMGDLTPPQQQQLTTFLQQLQALKTPRGGDQNLLPTMSRSLSVPDSGPLWDLHTSASSQSGGEASLWDIPINSSTQGPILEQLQLQHKFQERREVELRAKREEEERKRREEKRRQQQQEEQKRRQEEEELFRRKQVRQQELLLKLLQQQQATNVPVPPAPSSPPPLWAGLAKQGLSMKTLLELQMESERQLHKQPAPRDPLRAQAPNHRVQLGGLGTAPLNQWVSEAGPLWGGPDKSGGSNSGSLGLWEDTLKSGGNLARSLGLKNSRSSPSLSDSYSHLSGRPVRKKTEEEEKLLKLLQGIPRPQDGFTQWCEQMLHTLSTTGSLDVPMAVAILKEVESPYDVHDYIRSCLGDTLEAKEFAKQFLERRAKQKASQQRQQQQQQQEAWLSSTSLQTAFQANHSTKLGPGEGSKAKRRALMLHSDPSILGYSLHGPSGEIESVDDY; from the exons ATGGCAGCGGAGACACTCAACTTTGGACCTGAGTG GCTGAGGGCTCTTTCGAGTGGTGGCAGTGTGACCTCTCCACCCCCATCTCCTGCTATGCCCAAATACAAGCTAGCAGATTACCGCTATGGGCGAGAGGAGATGCTGGCCCTCTATGTCAAGGAGAATAAG GTCCCCGAGGAACTGCAGGACAAGGAATTTGCTGCAGTGTTACAGGAGGAACCACTGCAACCTCTGGCCCTGGAGCCTCTGACTGAGGAGGAGCAG AGAAACTTCTCCCTGTCAGTGAACAGTGTGGCTGTACtgaggctgatggggaaaggggCTGGGCCCCCTTTGGCTGCCACCTCCCGTGGCAGGGGCAGCACACGGAGCCGAG GCCGTGGCCGTGGTGACAGCTGCTTTTACCAAAGAAGCATTGAGGAAGGGGATGGAGCCTTTGGACGCAATCCCCGGGAGATCCAGCGAAGccagagctgggatgacag AGGTGAGAGGCGGTTTGAGAAGTCTGCAAGGAGGGATGGAG CACGATCTGGGtttgaggagggaggggctggcccAAGGAAGGAGCACGCACGCTCGGACAGTGAGAACTGGCGCTCACTGcgagaagagcaggaggaggacgGCAGCTGGAGACTCGGGGCAGGACCCCGGAGAGACAGCGATCGCTGGCGTTCCACCAGTCCTG ATGGTGGTCCCCGCTCTGCTGGCTGGCGGGAGCATGGGGAGCGGAGGCGcaaatttgattttgatttgcGAGGGGATCGAGGAGGGTGTGGCGAAGAGGATGGGCGGGTTGGGGGAGGCAGCTCTCACCTCCGGAGATGCCGAGGGCTCGATGGTTTTGAAGATGACAAGGATGGGCTCCCTGAGTGGTGCCTGGACGACGAAGATGAGGAGATGGGCACCTTCGACGCCTCCGGGGCCTTCCTGCCTCTCAAG AAGGGCCCCAAGGAACCTATTCCTGAGGAGCAAGAGCTTGATTTCCAGggcctggaggaagaggaggaggagccttCGGAAGGGGTGGATGAAGAGGGGCCTGAGGCAG GTGGGAAGGAGGTGACCTCATTGCCTCCTCCTGAGAAACCTAGCTCCCCCTCTTCACTGCCTGCCTTGGGCCCTCTCTGGACGACGAGCGAGGATGGTGATGAGGTGGTGGAGAAAGAGCTTCCGGCAGCTGAAG GAGACGAGATGAGGGGTCTGTCTCTGAGTCCTGCAGTCGGCTCGCCTCCTGGCCCACCTGGAGATCTAGAAGATGAAGAAGGCTTGAAGCACCTGCAGCAG gaggcagagaagctgGTGGCCTCCTTGCAGGACAGCTCCTTGGAGGAGGAACAGTTTACGGCCACCATGCAGACCCAGGGCCTTCGCCACTCCACAGCCGCCACTGCCCTTCCCCTCAGCCATGGCGCTGCCCGAAAGTGGTTCTACAAGGACCCACAGGGGGAGATCCAAG GCCCCTTCACAACCcaggagatggctgagtggttccAGGCTGGCTACTTCTCCATGTCACTCCTAGTGAAGAGGGGCTGTGATGAGGGTTTTCAGCCTCTGGGAGAGGTGATCAAGATGTGGGGCCGCGTGCCCTTTGCCCCTGGGCCCTCGCCACCCCCGCTGCTG GGGAACATGGATCAGGAGCGGCTGAAGAAGCAGCAGGAGCTGGCTGCCGCGGCCCTGTACCAGCAGCTGCAGCACCAGCACTTTCTGCAGCTGGTCGGCAG CCGCCAGCTTCCGCAGTGCACGACGCTCCGGGAAAAGGCAGCTATGGGGGACCTGACGccgccgcagcagcagcagctcacgACATTCCTGCAGCAGCTCCAGGCTCTCAAAACCCCCAG GGGTGGGGACCAGAACCTGCTCCCGACGATGAGCCGGTCCTTGTCGGTGCCAGATTCAGGCCCCCTCTGGGACTTACATACCTCAGCTTCATCACAGTCAG GTGGTGAGGCCAGTCTTTGGGACATACCCATTAACTCTTCGACTCAGGGTCCAATTCTAGAACAACTCCAGCTGCAACATAAA TTTCAAGAGCGCAGAGAAGTGGAGCTCAGGGCGAAGCGGGAGGAAGAGGAGCGCAAACGCCGTGAGGAGAAGCGCcgccagcagcagcaggaggagcagaagcggcggcaggaggaggaggagctttTTCGACGCAAGCAG GTTAGGCAGCAGGAGCTGCTGCTGAAGCTgctacagcagcagcaggcaACGAATGTCCCCGTGCCCCCTGCACCGAGCTCCCCGCCCCCACTCTGGGCTGGCCTGGCCAAGCAGGGCCTGTCCATGAAGACTCTGCTGGAGCTGCAGATGGAAAGTGAGCGGCAGCTGCACAAGCAGCCTGCACCCCGGGATCCTCTGCGGGCCCAGGCCCCCAACCACCGAGTG CAGCTTGGGGGCTTGGGCACTGCCCCTCTGAACCAGTGGGTGTCTGAGGCTGGGCCACTGTGGGGCGGGCCAGACAAGAGTGGGGGCAGCAACAGTGGCAGCCTGGGACTCTGGGAAGACACCCTCAAGAGTGGCGGGAACCTGGCCCGAAGCCTGGGCCTAAAGAACAGTCGGAGCAGCCCGTCTCTCAG TGACTCGTACAGCCACCTGTCAGGTCGCCCTGTTCGcaaaaagacagaagaggaagagaagttgCTGAAGCTGCTGCAGGGCATCCCTCGGCCCCAGGATGGCTTCACACAGTGGTGTGAGCAGATGCTACACACCCTGAGCACCACGGGCAGCCTGGATG TGCCCATGGCTGTAGCGATCCTCAAGGAGGTGGAGTCCCCCTATGATGTCCATGATTATATCCGTTCCTGCCTGGGGGACACGCTGGAAGCCAAAGAATTTGCCAAACAATTCCTGGAGCGGAGGGCCAAGCAGAAAGCTAgtcagcagcggcagcagcagcagcagcagc AGGAGGCCTGGCTGAGCAGCACCTCCCTGCAGACAGCCTTTCAGGCCAACCACAGCACCAAACTGGGCCCTGGGGAGGGCAGCAAGGCCAAGAGGCGGGCGCTGATGCTCCACtcagaccccagcattttgg GGTACTCCCTGCACGGCCCTTCTGGTGAGATCGAGAGCGTGGATGACTACTGA
- the Gigyf1 gene encoding GRB10-interacting GYF protein 1 isoform X5, protein MAAETLNFGPEWLRALSSGGSVTSPPPSPAMPKYKLADYRYGREEMLALYVKENKVPEELQDKEFAAVLQEEPLQPLALEPLTEEEQRNFSLSVNSVAVLRLMGKGAGPPLAATSRGRGSTRSRGRGRGDSCFYQRSIEEGDGAFGRNPREIQRSQSWDDRGERRFEKSARRDGARSGFEEGGAGPRKEHARSDSENWRSLREEQEEDGSWRLGAGPRRDSDRWRSTSPDGGPRSAGWREHGERRRKFDFDLRGDRGGCGEEDGRVGGGSSHLRRCRGLDGFEDDKDGLPEWCLDDEDEEMGTFDASGAFLPLKKGPKEPIPEEQELDFQGLEEEEEEPSEGVDEEGPEAGGKEVTSLPPPEKPSSPSSLPALGPLWTTSEDGDEVVEKELPAAEGDEMRGLSLSPAVGSPPGPPGDLEDEEGLKHLQQEAEKLVASLQDSSLEEEQFTATMQTQGLRHSTAATALPLSHGAARKWFYKDPQGEIQGPFTTQEMAEWFQAGYFSMSLLVKRGCDEGFQPLGEVIKMWGRVPFAPGPSPPPLLGNMDQERLKKQQELAAAALYQQLQHQHFLQLVGSRQLPQCTTLREKAAMGDLTPPQQQQLTTFLQQLQALKTPRGGDQNLLPTMSRSLSVPDSGPLWDLHTSASSQSGGEASLWDIPINSSTQGPILEQLQLQHKFQERREVELRAKREEEERKRREEKRRQQQQEEQKRRQEEEELFRRKQVRQQELLLKLLQQQQATNVPVPPAPSSPPPLWAGLAKQGLSMKTLLELQMESERQLHKQPAPRDPLRAQAPNHRVQLGGLGTAPLNQWVSEAGPLWGGPDKSGGSNSGSLGLWEDTLKSGGNLARSLGLKNSRSSPSLSDSYSHLSGRPVRKKTEEEEKLLKLLQGIPRPQDGFTQWCEQMLHTLSTTGSLDVPMAVAILKEVESPYDVHDYIRSCLGDTLEAKEFAKQFLERRAKQKASQQRQQQQQQQQQEAWLSSTSLQTAFQANHSTKLGPGEGSKAKRRALMLHSDPSILGPGNSPSLLPWLQGTPCTALLVRSRAWMTTDQPVPPAPWALGLGDGSGGMDPRVSSLQAPNKEQRRKQVGQGPQHLLQTTRCTLTHPPRGTLQMGRGFSFSL, encoded by the exons ATGGCAGCGGAGACACTCAACTTTGGACCTGAGTG GCTGAGGGCTCTTTCGAGTGGTGGCAGTGTGACCTCTCCACCCCCATCTCCTGCTATGCCCAAATACAAGCTAGCAGATTACCGCTATGGGCGAGAGGAGATGCTGGCCCTCTATGTCAAGGAGAATAAG GTCCCCGAGGAACTGCAGGACAAGGAATTTGCTGCAGTGTTACAGGAGGAACCACTGCAACCTCTGGCCCTGGAGCCTCTGACTGAGGAGGAGCAG AGAAACTTCTCCCTGTCAGTGAACAGTGTGGCTGTACtgaggctgatggggaaaggggCTGGGCCCCCTTTGGCTGCCACCTCCCGTGGCAGGGGCAGCACACGGAGCCGAG GCCGTGGCCGTGGTGACAGCTGCTTTTACCAAAGAAGCATTGAGGAAGGGGATGGAGCCTTTGGACGCAATCCCCGGGAGATCCAGCGAAGccagagctgggatgacag AGGTGAGAGGCGGTTTGAGAAGTCTGCAAGGAGGGATGGAG CACGATCTGGGtttgaggagggaggggctggcccAAGGAAGGAGCACGCACGCTCGGACAGTGAGAACTGGCGCTCACTGcgagaagagcaggaggaggacgGCAGCTGGAGACTCGGGGCAGGACCCCGGAGAGACAGCGATCGCTGGCGTTCCACCAGTCCTG ATGGTGGTCCCCGCTCTGCTGGCTGGCGGGAGCATGGGGAGCGGAGGCGcaaatttgattttgatttgcGAGGGGATCGAGGAGGGTGTGGCGAAGAGGATGGGCGGGTTGGGGGAGGCAGCTCTCACCTCCGGAGATGCCGAGGGCTCGATGGTTTTGAAGATGACAAGGATGGGCTCCCTGAGTGGTGCCTGGACGACGAAGATGAGGAGATGGGCACCTTCGACGCCTCCGGGGCCTTCCTGCCTCTCAAG AAGGGCCCCAAGGAACCTATTCCTGAGGAGCAAGAGCTTGATTTCCAGggcctggaggaagaggaggaggagccttCGGAAGGGGTGGATGAAGAGGGGCCTGAGGCAG GTGGGAAGGAGGTGACCTCATTGCCTCCTCCTGAGAAACCTAGCTCCCCCTCTTCACTGCCTGCCTTGGGCCCTCTCTGGACGACGAGCGAGGATGGTGATGAGGTGGTGGAGAAAGAGCTTCCGGCAGCTGAAG GAGACGAGATGAGGGGTCTGTCTCTGAGTCCTGCAGTCGGCTCGCCTCCTGGCCCACCTGGAGATCTAGAAGATGAAGAAGGCTTGAAGCACCTGCAGCAG gaggcagagaagctgGTGGCCTCCTTGCAGGACAGCTCCTTGGAGGAGGAACAGTTTACGGCCACCATGCAGACCCAGGGCCTTCGCCACTCCACAGCCGCCACTGCCCTTCCCCTCAGCCATGGCGCTGCCCGAAAGTGGTTCTACAAGGACCCACAGGGGGAGATCCAAG GCCCCTTCACAACCcaggagatggctgagtggttccAGGCTGGCTACTTCTCCATGTCACTCCTAGTGAAGAGGGGCTGTGATGAGGGTTTTCAGCCTCTGGGAGAGGTGATCAAGATGTGGGGCCGCGTGCCCTTTGCCCCTGGGCCCTCGCCACCCCCGCTGCTG GGGAACATGGATCAGGAGCGGCTGAAGAAGCAGCAGGAGCTGGCTGCCGCGGCCCTGTACCAGCAGCTGCAGCACCAGCACTTTCTGCAGCTGGTCGGCAG CCGCCAGCTTCCGCAGTGCACGACGCTCCGGGAAAAGGCAGCTATGGGGGACCTGACGccgccgcagcagcagcagctcacgACATTCCTGCAGCAGCTCCAGGCTCTCAAAACCCCCAG GGGTGGGGACCAGAACCTGCTCCCGACGATGAGCCGGTCCTTGTCGGTGCCAGATTCAGGCCCCCTCTGGGACTTACATACCTCAGCTTCATCACAGTCAG GTGGTGAGGCCAGTCTTTGGGACATACCCATTAACTCTTCGACTCAGGGTCCAATTCTAGAACAACTCCAGCTGCAACATAAA TTTCAAGAGCGCAGAGAAGTGGAGCTCAGGGCGAAGCGGGAGGAAGAGGAGCGCAAACGCCGTGAGGAGAAGCGCcgccagcagcagcaggaggagcagaagcggcggcaggaggaggaggagctttTTCGACGCAAGCAG GTTAGGCAGCAGGAGCTGCTGCTGAAGCTgctacagcagcagcaggcaACGAATGTCCCCGTGCCCCCTGCACCGAGCTCCCCGCCCCCACTCTGGGCTGGCCTGGCCAAGCAGGGCCTGTCCATGAAGACTCTGCTGGAGCTGCAGATGGAAAGTGAGCGGCAGCTGCACAAGCAGCCTGCACCCCGGGATCCTCTGCGGGCCCAGGCCCCCAACCACCGAGTG CAGCTTGGGGGCTTGGGCACTGCCCCTCTGAACCAGTGGGTGTCTGAGGCTGGGCCACTGTGGGGCGGGCCAGACAAGAGTGGGGGCAGCAACAGTGGCAGCCTGGGACTCTGGGAAGACACCCTCAAGAGTGGCGGGAACCTGGCCCGAAGCCTGGGCCTAAAGAACAGTCGGAGCAGCCCGTCTCTCAG TGACTCGTACAGCCACCTGTCAGGTCGCCCTGTTCGcaaaaagacagaagaggaagagaagttgCTGAAGCTGCTGCAGGGCATCCCTCGGCCCCAGGATGGCTTCACACAGTGGTGTGAGCAGATGCTACACACCCTGAGCACCACGGGCAGCCTGGATG TGCCCATGGCTGTAGCGATCCTCAAGGAGGTGGAGTCCCCCTATGATGTCCATGATTATATCCGTTCCTGCCTGGGGGACACGCTGGAAGCCAAAGAATTTGCCAAACAATTCCTGGAGCGGAGGGCCAAGCAGAAAGCTAgtcagcagcggcagcagcagcagcagcagcagcagcag GAGGCCTGGCTGAGCAGCACCTCCCTGCAGACAGCCTTTCAGGCCAACCACAGCACCAAACTGGGCCCTGGGGAGGGCAGCAAGGCCAAGAGGCGGGCGCTGATGCTCCACtcagaccccagcattttgg GACCTGGGAACTCACCCTCACTTCTCCCCTGGCTTCAGGGTACTCCCTGCACGGCCCTTCTGGTGAGATCGAGAGCGTGGATGACTACTGACCAGCCTGTCCCACCAGCCCCCTGGGCTTTAGGCTTGGGTGATGGCAGCGGTGGCATGGACCCTCGGGTCTCCAGCCTGCAGGCTCCCAACAAGGAGCAGAGGAGGAAGCAAGTGGGGCAGGGTCCCCAGCACTTGTTACAAACCACACGATGCACCTTAACTCACCCACCACGAG